One Streptomyces sp. NBC_00102 DNA segment encodes these proteins:
- a CDS encoding methylmalonyl-CoA mutase, with product MDADAIEEGRRRWQARYDKARTRDADFTTLSGDPVDPVYGPRPGDTYEGFERIGWPGEYPFTRGLHPTGYRGRTWTIRQFAGFGNAEQTNERYKMILAAGGGGLSVAFDMPTLMGRDSDEPRSLGEVGHCGVAIDSAADMEVLFRDIPLGEVTTSMTISGPAVPVFCMYLVAAERQGVDPAVLNGTLQTDIFKEYIAQKEWLFQPEPHLRLIGDLMEHCARSIPAYKPLSVSGYHIREAGSTAAQELAYTLADGFGYVELGLSRGLDVDVFAPGLSFFFDAHLDFFEEIAKFRAARRIWARWMKETYGATTAKAQSLRFHTQTAGVSLTAQQPYNNVVRTAVEALSAVLGGTSSLHTNALDETLALPSAQAAEIALRTQQVLMEETGVANVADPLGGSWYVEQLTDRIEADAEKIFEQIRERGTRAHPDGRHPIGPITSGILRGIEDGWFTGEIADSAFTYQRSLEKGEKRVVGVNVHHGSVTGDLEILRVSHEVEREQVRALGARRAARDERRVRGSLDAMLAAARDGSNMIPPMLEAVRAEATLGEICGVLREEWGVYTEPPGF from the coding sequence ATGGACGCTGACGCGATCGAGGAGGGCCGCCGACGCTGGCAGGCCCGTTACGACAAGGCCCGCACGCGCGACGCGGACTTCACCACGCTGTCCGGGGACCCGGTGGACCCGGTGTACGGGCCACGCCCCGGCGACACGTACGAAGGGTTCGAGCGCATCGGCTGGCCCGGCGAGTACCCCTTCACCCGGGGACTCCACCCGACCGGTTACCGGGGCCGCACCTGGACCATCCGCCAGTTCGCCGGCTTCGGCAACGCGGAGCAGACCAACGAGCGGTACAAGATGATCCTCGCCGCGGGCGGCGGAGGGCTCAGTGTGGCCTTCGACATGCCGACCTTGATGGGACGGGACTCCGACGAGCCCCGTTCGCTCGGCGAGGTCGGCCACTGCGGGGTCGCCATCGACTCCGCCGCCGACATGGAAGTCCTCTTCCGGGACATTCCCCTCGGCGAGGTCACCACCTCCATGACGATCAGCGGACCCGCGGTCCCGGTCTTCTGCATGTACCTCGTCGCCGCCGAACGCCAGGGCGTCGACCCGGCCGTGCTCAACGGCACCCTGCAGACCGACATCTTCAAGGAGTACATCGCCCAGAAGGAGTGGCTCTTCCAGCCCGAACCCCATCTGCGGCTCATCGGGGACCTGATGGAGCACTGCGCCCGCTCCATCCCCGCGTACAAGCCGCTCTCCGTCTCCGGCTACCACATCCGCGAGGCCGGTTCCACGGCCGCGCAGGAGCTCGCGTACACCCTCGCCGACGGCTTCGGATACGTGGAGCTGGGCCTCTCCCGGGGGCTCGACGTGGACGTCTTCGCGCCCGGCCTCTCCTTCTTCTTCGACGCCCACCTCGACTTCTTCGAGGAGATCGCCAAGTTCCGCGCCGCCCGCCGCATCTGGGCCCGCTGGATGAAGGAGACGTACGGCGCGACGACCGCCAAGGCCCAGTCGCTCCGCTTCCACACCCAGACCGCGGGGGTCTCCCTCACCGCCCAGCAGCCGTACAACAACGTCGTGCGGACCGCCGTGGAGGCGCTCTCCGCGGTCCTCGGCGGCACCAGCTCGCTGCACACCAACGCCCTCGACGAGACCCTCGCCCTCCCCTCCGCGCAGGCCGCCGAGATCGCGCTGCGCACCCAGCAGGTGCTGATGGAGGAGACCGGCGTCGCCAACGTGGCCGACCCGCTGGGCGGTTCCTGGTACGTCGAGCAGCTCACCGACCGGATCGAGGCGGACGCCGAGAAGATCTTCGAGCAGATCCGGGAACGCGGCACCCGCGCCCATCCGGACGGCCGCCACCCCATCGGCCCGATCACCTCGGGCATCCTGCGCGGCATCGAGGACGGCTGGTTCACCGGAGAGATCGCCGACTCCGCGTTCACCTACCAGCGCTCCCTGGAGAAGGGCGAGAAGCGGGTGGTCGGCGTCAACGTCCACCACGGTTCGGTCACCGGCGACCTGGAGATCCTGCGCGTCAGCCACGAGGTCGAGCGCGAGCAGGTACGCGCCCTCGGTGCCCGCCGGGCGGCCCGCGACGAGAGGCGGGTGCGCGGCTCGCTGGACGCGATGCTCGCCGCCGCCCGGGACGGCTCGAACATGATTCCGCCGATGCTGGAGGCGGTACGCGCCGAGGCGACGCTCGGCGAGATCTGCGGGGTGCTGCGCGAGGAGTGGGGCGTCTACACGGAGCCGCCGGGGTTCTGA
- a CDS encoding tetratricopeptide repeat protein — protein MQPRNMSMSGVVDLAAVKAAGEAKAKAEQARAEAARKGGTGAVAPSALVIDVDEAGFERDVLQRSAEVPVVIDFWAEWCEPCKQLSPLLERLAVAYNGRFLLAKVDVDANQMLMQQFGIQGIPAVFAVVAGQALPLFQGAAPEAQIRETLDQLIQVGEERFGLTGIVVDPEAEGADAAPAEIPAGPYDALLEAASVALDANDFPGAVQAYRNVLSDDPTNPEAKLGLAQAELLARVQKMNPQEVREKAAANPADVAAQIDGADLDLVGGHVEDAFGRLVETVRRTFGDDRDAVRVRLLELFEVIGPEDPRVAAARAALARVLF, from the coding sequence ATGCAGCCTAGGAACATGTCCATGAGCGGCGTCGTCGACCTCGCCGCTGTCAAGGCGGCCGGAGAGGCCAAGGCCAAGGCGGAGCAGGCCCGTGCCGAGGCCGCCCGCAAGGGGGGCACCGGCGCCGTCGCGCCGTCCGCCCTGGTGATCGACGTCGACGAAGCCGGATTCGAGCGCGACGTCCTCCAGCGCTCCGCCGAAGTACCCGTCGTCATCGACTTCTGGGCCGAGTGGTGCGAGCCCTGCAAGCAGCTCAGCCCCCTTCTGGAGCGGCTCGCCGTCGCGTACAACGGCCGCTTCCTCCTCGCCAAGGTCGACGTCGACGCCAACCAGATGCTGATGCAGCAGTTCGGCATCCAGGGCATCCCGGCGGTCTTCGCCGTCGTCGCGGGCCAGGCCCTCCCGCTCTTCCAGGGCGCCGCGCCCGAGGCCCAGATCCGCGAGACCCTGGACCAGCTGATCCAGGTCGGCGAGGAGCGCTTCGGTCTCACCGGGATCGTCGTCGACCCGGAGGCGGAGGGTGCCGACGCGGCTCCCGCCGAGATCCCGGCGGGCCCGTACGACGCGCTGCTGGAAGCCGCCTCCGTGGCCCTGGACGCCAACGACTTCCCGGGTGCGGTGCAGGCATACCGCAACGTCCTCTCCGACGACCCCACCAACCCGGAGGCCAAGTTGGGCCTCGCGCAGGCCGAACTCCTGGCCCGGGTGCAGAAGATGAACCCGCAGGAGGTCCGCGAGAAGGCCGCCGCCAACCCGGCCGACGTCGCCGCCCAGATCGACGGCGCCGACCTCGACCTCGTCGGGGGTCACGTGGAGGACGCCTTCGGGCGGCTCGTGGAGACGGTCCGCCGCACGTTCGGCGACGACCGGGACGCGGTGCGGGTGCGGCTGCTCGAACTCTTCGAGGTCATCGGCCCGGAGGACCCCCGGGTCGCCGCGGCCCGTGCGGCGCTGGCGCGCGTGCTGTTCTGA
- a CDS encoding TetR/AcrR family transcriptional regulator, with protein sequence MPSNDPQSARPGRPRSVDADTAILEATRASLVELGWSKLTMGDVATRAGVAKTTLYRRWAGKNELVVDAVAVLFDELELPDLGSLAADVQGVVLQFAELLERPETRTALMAVVSESTRDVALRTRIQDSIVNRQKRLVVQGRRRAQERGELPPESDGRSAVLAADLIFDVIAGAVVHRTLVSAEPVDADWARRFTALLLSGLGSVA encoded by the coding sequence ATGCCGAGCAACGACCCCCAGTCCGCCCGCCCCGGCCGCCCCCGCAGTGTCGACGCCGACACCGCGATCCTGGAGGCGACCCGGGCGTCCCTGGTCGAACTCGGCTGGTCGAAGCTGACGATGGGGGACGTGGCGACGCGCGCCGGGGTCGCCAAGACGACCCTCTACCGCCGGTGGGCCGGCAAGAACGAACTGGTCGTGGACGCCGTCGCGGTCCTCTTCGACGAACTCGAACTCCCCGACCTCGGCAGCCTCGCCGCCGACGTGCAGGGCGTGGTGCTCCAGTTCGCCGAGCTGCTGGAGCGGCCGGAGACCCGGACCGCGCTGATGGCGGTGGTCTCCGAATCGACCCGCGACGTGGCCCTGCGCACCCGCATCCAGGACTCGATAGTCAACCGCCAGAAGCGGCTGGTGGTCCAGGGCCGCCGACGGGCCCAGGAGCGCGGCGAACTGCCGCCCGAGTCGGACGGCCGGTCGGCCGTGCTGGCCGCCGACCTGATCTTCGACGTGATCGCGGGCGCGGTGGTGCACCGGACGCTGGTGAGCGCCGAGCCCGTCGACGCGGACTGGGCCCGGCGCTTCACCGCGCTGCTGCTCTCCGGCCTGGGCTCGGTGGCGTAG
- the pyk gene encoding pyruvate kinase, translating into MRRSKIVCTLGPAVDSHEQLVALIEAGMSVARFNFSHGTHEEHQGRYDRVRKAAAETGRAVGVLADLQGPKIRLAKFAEGPVELVRGDEFTITAEDVPGDKSICGTTYKGLPGDVVKGDPILINDGNVELKVVSVEGPRVKTIVIEGGVISDHKGINLPGAAVNVPALSEKDVEDLRFALRMGCDLVALSFVRDAEDVKDVHKVMDEEGRRVPVIAKVEKPQAVEHMEGVVLAFDGVMVARGDLAVEYPLEKVPMVQKRLVELCRRNAKPVIVATQMMESMITNSRPTRAEASDVANAILDGADAVMLSAESSVGAYPIETVKTMAKIVVAAEEELLSKGLQPLVPGKKPRTQGGAVARAAAEIADFLNGKALVAFTQSGDTARRLSRYRAAQPVLAFTTEESTRNQLALSWGVEAHVVPHVETTDAMVDMVDAELLKLGRYNEGDTMIITAGSPPGVPGTTNMVRVHHVGGGERA; encoded by the coding sequence ATGCGCCGTTCCAAAATCGTCTGCACCCTCGGTCCCGCCGTCGACTCCCACGAGCAGCTGGTCGCTCTGATCGAGGCCGGCATGAGCGTGGCCCGTTTCAACTTCAGCCACGGCACCCACGAAGAGCACCAGGGCCGGTACGACCGTGTCCGCAAGGCTGCCGCCGAGACCGGGCGGGCGGTGGGCGTGCTCGCCGACCTCCAGGGCCCGAAGATCCGCCTGGCGAAGTTCGCCGAAGGCCCCGTCGAGCTGGTCCGCGGTGACGAGTTCACCATCACCGCGGAGGACGTCCCCGGCGACAAGTCGATCTGCGGCACGACCTACAAGGGTCTGCCGGGCGACGTCGTCAAGGGCGACCCGATCCTCATCAACGACGGCAACGTCGAGCTGAAGGTCGTCTCGGTCGAGGGCCCCCGGGTCAAGACCATCGTCATCGAGGGCGGTGTCATCTCCGACCACAAGGGCATCAACCTGCCCGGCGCGGCGGTCAACGTCCCCGCCCTGTCCGAGAAGGACGTCGAGGACCTCCGGTTCGCCCTGCGGATGGGCTGCGACCTGGTCGCCCTCTCCTTCGTCCGGGACGCCGAGGACGTCAAGGACGTCCACAAGGTGATGGACGAGGAGGGCCGCCGGGTCCCCGTCATCGCCAAGGTGGAGAAGCCGCAGGCGGTCGAGCACATGGAGGGCGTCGTCCTGGCGTTCGACGGTGTGATGGTGGCCCGTGGCGACCTCGCCGTCGAGTACCCGCTGGAGAAGGTCCCGATGGTGCAGAAGCGCCTCGTGGAGCTGTGCCGGCGCAACGCCAAGCCGGTGATCGTGGCGACCCAGATGATGGAGTCGATGATCACCAACTCCCGTCCGACCCGCGCCGAGGCGTCCGACGTCGCCAACGCGATTCTGGACGGTGCGGACGCGGTCATGCTGTCCGCCGAGTCCTCGGTCGGCGCGTACCCGATCGAGACGGTCAAGACGATGGCGAAGATCGTCGTCGCCGCCGAGGAGGAGCTCCTCTCCAAGGGCCTCCAGCCGCTGGTCCCGGGCAAGAAGCCGCGTACCCAGGGCGGAGCGGTCGCCCGCGCCGCCGCCGAGATCGCGGACTTCCTGAACGGCAAGGCGCTCGTCGCGTTCACCCAGTCCGGTGACACCGCCCGCCGCCTGTCCCGCTACCGCGCCGCGCAGCCGGTGCTCGCCTTCACCACGGAGGAGTCCACGCGCAACCAGCTCGCCCTGAGCTGGGGCGTCGAGGCCCACGTCGTGCCGCACGTGGAGACCACCGACGCGATGGTCGACATGGTCGACGCCGAGCTGCTGAAGCTCGGCCGCTACAACGAGGGCGACACCATGATCATCACCGCCGGTTCGCCCCCCGGCGTCCCCGGCACCACCAACATGGTCCGCGTCCACCACGTGGGCGGCGGCGAGCGCGCCTGA
- a CDS encoding MarR family winged helix-turn-helix transcriptional regulator encodes MPKPLSLPFDPIARADELWQQRWGPVPSMQAITSIMRAQQILLAEVDAVVKPYGLTFARYEALVLLTFSKQGELPMSKIGERLMVHPTSVTNTVDRLVRSGLVDKRPNPNDGRGTLASITDKGREVVEAASVELMAMDFGLGAYDEEECAEIFAMLRPLRVAAQDFEDA; translated from the coding sequence GTGCCGAAGCCGCTCAGCCTTCCCTTCGATCCCATCGCACGCGCCGACGAGCTCTGGCAGCAGCGTTGGGGACCCGTGCCCTCCATGCAGGCGATCACCTCGATCATGAGGGCCCAGCAGATCCTCCTCGCGGAGGTCGACGCGGTGGTGAAACCGTACGGGCTGACGTTCGCCCGGTACGAGGCGCTGGTGCTGCTCACCTTCTCCAAGCAGGGGGAGCTGCCGATGTCGAAGATCGGCGAGCGCCTGATGGTGCACCCGACGTCGGTCACCAACACCGTCGACCGGCTGGTGCGGTCCGGCCTGGTGGACAAGCGCCCCAATCCCAACGACGGGCGCGGCACCCTCGCCTCCATCACGGACAAGGGCCGCGAGGTGGTGGAGGCGGCCAGCGTGGAGCTGATGGCGATGGACTTCGGGCTGGGCGCGTACGACGAGGAGGAGTGCGCGGAGATCTTCGCCATGCTCCGGCCGCTGCGGGTCGCCGCCCAGGACTTCGAAGACGCCTGA
- a CDS encoding DUF6230 family protein: MSSQVRGGTRWKRFALVMVPSVVATAAVGVGLAQGALAASFSVSGQSFKVSADSLTGHDFVQYGNVAAGDAGKHPVAVSGFKSAKITNMCQSVVTPNLPFGLGTWTLTLHAGTDEKKPVEATDLYLDVAELDADAYFENIDIGVAAGQLGKDSNDHFGVQPNTGVDGAALYGFGQRAETAVLTNVHQKAWATTAGTFKLSNLSLRLNNDSKECY, encoded by the coding sequence ATGAGTTCCCAGGTTCGCGGTGGAACGAGATGGAAGCGTTTCGCCCTGGTCATGGTGCCGAGCGTCGTCGCGACCGCCGCGGTGGGCGTAGGCCTCGCGCAGGGCGCGCTCGCCGCGTCGTTCAGCGTGTCGGGACAGAGCTTCAAGGTCTCGGCCGACTCGCTCACGGGTCATGACTTCGTGCAGTACGGCAACGTCGCCGCGGGCGACGCCGGCAAGCACCCGGTGGCCGTCTCCGGTTTCAAGAGCGCGAAGATCACCAACATGTGCCAGTCGGTCGTCACGCCGAACCTGCCGTTCGGTCTCGGCACGTGGACGCTGACGCTGCACGCCGGCACCGACGAGAAGAAGCCGGTCGAGGCGACCGACCTGTACCTGGACGTCGCCGAGCTCGACGCGGACGCGTACTTCGAGAACATCGACATCGGTGTCGCGGCCGGTCAGCTCGGCAAGGACAGCAACGACCACTTCGGCGTCCAGCCGAACACCGGCGTCGACGGGGCCGCACTGTACGGCTTCGGCCAGCGTGCCGAGACGGCCGTCCTGACCAACGTTCACCAGAAGGCATGGGCGACCACCGCCGGCACCTTCAAGCTGAGCAACCTGAGTCTGCGTCTGAACAACGACTCGAAGGAGTGCTACTAA
- a CDS encoding DUF3817 domain-containing protein: protein MKRSVLTRYRVMAYVTAVMLLILCLCMVFKYGFDKGEGLTLVVSQIHGVLYIIYLLFAFDLGSKAKWPIGKLLWVLIAGTIPTAAFFVERTVVREVEPLIAGAAPAAANASAQGSPVKNG, encoded by the coding sequence ATGAAACGCAGCGTGCTGACCCGCTATCGGGTGATGGCTTACGTCACCGCCGTCATGTTGTTGATCCTCTGCCTCTGCATGGTCTTCAAGTACGGATTCGACAAGGGCGAGGGCCTGACGCTCGTCGTCTCCCAGATCCACGGCGTGCTCTACATCATCTATCTGCTCTTCGCCTTCGACCTCGGGTCCAAGGCGAAGTGGCCGATCGGCAAGCTCCTCTGGGTGCTGATCGCCGGCACCATCCCGACCGCCGCCTTCTTCGTGGAGCGCACGGTCGTCCGCGAGGTCGAGCCGCTGATCGCGGGCGCGGCGCCGGCTGCCGCGAACGCCTCCGCGCAGGGCAGCCCCGTCAAGAACGGCTGA
- a CDS encoding DUF6114 domain-containing protein has product MSPESTGQNEHYLTVFRRGFRTWRGNRPFWAGLFTMAGGVPIAYFPYANMHLGNVTLAMSTTAGAGALIIGVLLITLGLTMWFHHIVRVFAGVAAILLALISIPIANIGGFVIGFLFAMLGGCLSVSWAPGQAEADAASPVAPAVSDESVRSQAAPLSYEKSAYADGPTITGLYGGPAHPAHQPAPSGPAVGAHAEADADGGRHRA; this is encoded by the coding sequence ATGAGCCCCGAGTCCACAGGGCAGAACGAGCACTACCTCACCGTCTTCCGGCGGGGATTCCGCACCTGGCGGGGTAACAGGCCGTTCTGGGCAGGCCTGTTCACCATGGCAGGCGGTGTACCGATTGCCTACTTCCCGTACGCCAACATGCACCTCGGCAATGTCACCCTGGCGATGTCCACCACCGCCGGCGCGGGCGCGCTGATCATCGGTGTTCTGCTCATCACGCTGGGCCTGACCATGTGGTTCCACCACATCGTCCGGGTGTTCGCCGGTGTCGCGGCCATTCTGCTCGCGCTGATCTCCATACCCATCGCCAACATCGGCGGCTTCGTGATCGGCTTCCTCTTCGCGATGCTCGGAGGATGCCTCTCCGTCTCGTGGGCGCCGGGCCAGGCCGAGGCTGACGCCGCGAGTCCCGTGGCCCCGGCTGTGTCCGACGAGTCCGTACGGAGTCAGGCAGCACCCCTTTCCTACGAGAAGTCGGCCTACGCGGACGGGCCCACCATCACGGGCCTCTACGGGGGCCCGGCCCACCCCGCGCACCAGCCCGCCCCCTCCGGACCGGCCGTCGGCGCCCACGCCGAGGCCGACGCGGACGGCGGGAGGCACCGTGCGTGA